In a single window of the Sulfuricaulis sp. genome:
- a CDS encoding phosphate ABC transporter substrate-binding protein, producing the protein MKRLLSLLIASLGLIMVSLAFAAAESSPVTKKLTWAGCGISKNAFMAEMVAAYKKKTGIEVELKGGGATKGIREVASGAASIGGTCRHVIENPETLITLPEERRVQLIPVAWDALVVIVHKDNPVDNITFDQLRNLYLGKIANWKQLGGRDAPIELYVRQGKISGVGRTLRELVFNDYDIDFVAKHVVEESATLEKDMVLNPNGVGITGISSARKIKDIAKILKLDGKEPSYENIKNGDYLLYRPLYMVTQMQKPDPEVRKFLEFVMGTEGQNIMRSVGTVPYEDGIRLWLKYLDQQNKAIAKMRDKAAKIETKAPKAKGGQKTR; encoded by the coding sequence ATGAAACGTCTGCTTAGTCTCCTTATCGCCAGCCTTGGACTGATTATGGTCTCCTTGGCCTTTGCCGCCGCCGAAAGTTCGCCCGTGACCAAGAAATTGACCTGGGCGGGCTGTGGCATATCCAAAAACGCCTTCATGGCCGAAATGGTCGCCGCCTATAAGAAAAAGACTGGCATCGAGGTCGAACTCAAAGGCGGCGGCGCCACCAAAGGCATTCGCGAGGTGGCGTCCGGAGCAGCCAGTATCGGTGGCACGTGCCGGCACGTGATCGAGAATCCGGAGACGCTTATCACTTTGCCGGAAGAGCGGCGCGTGCAGCTGATCCCCGTTGCCTGGGATGCCCTGGTCGTGATCGTCCACAAGGACAACCCGGTCGACAATATCACGTTCGACCAGCTGCGGAATCTCTATCTCGGCAAGATCGCCAACTGGAAACAACTGGGCGGGCGCGACGCACCCATCGAACTCTATGTCCGCCAAGGCAAGATCTCCGGCGTCGGTCGCACCTTGCGCGAGCTGGTGTTCAACGACTACGACATCGACTTCGTCGCCAAACACGTGGTGGAAGAATCCGCCACGCTTGAGAAGGACATGGTGTTGAATCCGAACGGGGTGGGCATCACTGGCATTTCCAGCGCGCGCAAGATCAAGGACATCGCCAAGATACTTAAACTGGATGGCAAGGAGCCGAGCTATGAGAACATCAAGAACGGCGATTACCTGTTGTACCGTCCGCTGTACATGGTGACACAGATGCAGAAACCGGACCCGGAAGTCCGGAAATTCCTGGAATTCGTCATGGGCACGGAGGGACAAAACATCATGCGCAGCGTCGGCACGGTGCCGTACGAGGACGGCATCCGCTTGTGGCTCAAATATCTCGACCAGCAGAACAAGGCCATCGCCAAGATGCGCGACAAGGCGGCCAAGATCGAAACCAAGGCCCCGAAGGCGAAGGGTGGACAGAAAACGCGTTAA